One region of Gopherus evgoodei ecotype Sinaloan lineage chromosome 23, rGopEvg1_v1.p, whole genome shotgun sequence genomic DNA includes:
- the LOC115639132 gene encoding peptide YY-like encodes MVASAKLWPMLVAVTLCVLSCLGTLVEAYPPKPENPGDNASPEEMAKYFSALRHYINLVTRQRYGKRSSPEALMSELLFGDSSDHTGRSRYEDSYLW; translated from the exons ATGGTTGCCTCTGCGAAGCTCTGGCCCATGCTGGTTGCCGTGACCCTCTGCGTGCTGTCCTGCTTGGGGACGCTGGTGGAAGCCTACCCTCCGAAACCAGAGAACCCCGGAGACAATGCCTCCCCGGAAGAAATGGCCAAATACTTCTCTGCCCTGCGGCATTACATCAACCTAGTGACGAGGCAGCG GTACGGGAAGAGATCCAGCCCTGAGGCCTTGATGTCCGAGCTGCTCTTCGGGGACAGCAGCGACCACACCGGCAGATCGCG GTACGAGGACTCCTACCTATGGTGa